In one window of Legionella fallonii LLAP-10 DNA:
- the prpC gene encoding bifunctional 2-methylcitrate synthase/citrate synthase has translation MSSKSGGLAGVIAGQSAIATVGLAGKGLNYRGYSIQDLAEKASFEEVAYLLHYDKLPTQTELNEYTKKLVSLREIPEDLKKVLKLTPKNTHPMDVLRTGCSFLGTLEPETNFSQQYQIADRLLALFPGMMCYWYAYHFHNKEITGLSDEQTVGGHFLSLLHGKKPSQLEADMMNVSLILYAEHEFNASTFAARVTAATLSDFYSAITTAIGTLRGPLHGGANEAAMELIERFKTPDDAEAGLKKMLANKEKIMGFGHRVYTTSDPRSPIIKEWSHRLGDEKGDLLLYNISERIEKVMWDEKKLFPNLDFYSASAYHYCDIPTHLFTPIFVMSRITGWSAHVFEQRANNKLIRPMAEYTGPDTRAFPAIKTRG, from the coding sequence ATGAGTAGTAAAAGTGGAGGTTTAGCTGGTGTTATTGCGGGGCAATCTGCCATTGCTACTGTTGGACTAGCGGGTAAAGGGCTAAATTATAGAGGTTATTCCATACAGGATTTAGCTGAAAAAGCAAGCTTTGAAGAGGTGGCTTATTTGTTACATTATGACAAACTGCCAACACAAACAGAGCTTAATGAATACACCAAAAAATTAGTTAGTCTCAGAGAAATACCTGAAGATTTAAAAAAAGTTCTGAAGCTAACTCCCAAAAACACTCATCCTATGGATGTATTGAGGACGGGATGTTCTTTTTTAGGAACTCTTGAGCCAGAAACTAATTTTTCGCAGCAATATCAAATTGCTGATCGCTTGCTGGCATTATTCCCTGGAATGATGTGTTATTGGTATGCCTATCATTTTCACAATAAAGAAATAACAGGTTTGAGCGACGAACAAACGGTTGGCGGACATTTTCTTTCCTTATTACATGGAAAGAAACCAAGCCAATTAGAAGCTGACATGATGAACGTTTCGCTTATTCTTTATGCTGAACATGAATTTAATGCATCTACTTTCGCAGCTAGGGTTACTGCTGCAACACTGTCTGACTTTTATTCAGCTATAACAACTGCCATTGGTACATTACGCGGCCCTTTACATGGTGGTGCCAATGAAGCTGCTATGGAATTAATAGAGCGTTTTAAAACTCCAGATGACGCTGAAGCTGGATTAAAAAAAATGTTGGCTAATAAAGAAAAAATAATGGGATTTGGCCACCGAGTTTATACAACTAGTGATCCTCGCTCGCCTATTATTAAAGAGTGGTCTCATCGCCTGGGTGATGAGAAGGGAGATCTCCTTTTATATAATATTTCAGAACGCATAGAAAAAGTCATGTGGGATGAGAAAAAACTATTTCCAAATCTCGATTTTTATAGCGCTTCTGCTTATCATTATTGCGATATTCCTACTCATTTATTCACGCCAATTTTTGTAATGTCGCGCATCACGGGATGGTCTGCTCATGTGTTCGAGCAAAGAGCGAATAATAAATTAATAAGACCTATGGCTGAATATACAGGCCCTGATACCAGAGCATTTCCTGCAATTAAGACAAGAGGTTAA
- the prpB gene encoding methylisocitrate lyase yields the protein MARSMGKIFRDTIKESKPLQVLGTINAYTAMLAESAGCKAIYLSGAGVANASYGIPDLGMTSLPEVLEDARRITEACSLPLLVDVDTGWGHAFNIARTVKLMEKTGVAAIHIEDQVLAKRCGHRPNKAVVSMHEMGDRIKAAVDARQDPDFVIMARTDVYAIEGMEAAIERALLCVELGADMIFPEAMTTLDEYRLFTKNVNVPVLANITEFGKTPLFTREELAQVDISLILYPLSAFRAMSQAALNTYQTIIQEGTQRSMLDKMQTRNELYEVLEYHQYEEKLDQLMEEENE from the coding sequence ATGGCACGTAGCATGGGCAAAATTTTTAGGGACACAATAAAGGAAAGTAAACCGCTACAAGTTTTGGGCACCATCAATGCCTATACTGCAATGCTTGCTGAATCTGCTGGTTGTAAAGCAATCTATTTATCTGGGGCAGGGGTTGCTAATGCTTCTTATGGTATCCCTGATCTTGGTATGACAAGTTTGCCAGAAGTATTGGAAGATGCTCGTAGAATCACTGAAGCCTGCTCTTTGCCTCTTTTAGTTGATGTGGATACTGGGTGGGGACATGCTTTTAATATTGCTAGAACCGTAAAACTTATGGAAAAAACAGGCGTTGCCGCTATCCATATTGAGGATCAGGTATTAGCAAAACGATGTGGGCATAGACCTAATAAGGCAGTTGTCTCAATGCATGAAATGGGGGACCGCATTAAAGCCGCTGTTGATGCTCGCCAAGATCCTGATTTTGTCATTATGGCAAGAACAGACGTTTATGCGATTGAAGGCATGGAGGCAGCGATAGAGAGAGCTTTATTATGTGTTGAACTTGGCGCTGATATGATTTTCCCTGAGGCCATGACTACGCTAGATGAATATCGATTATTTACCAAAAATGTTAATGTCCCTGTTTTAGCTAATATTACAGAGTTTGGTAAAACTCCCTTATTTACGCGTGAAGAACTCGCACAAGTAGATATTTCTTTAATTTTATATCCTTTAAGCGCTTTCAGAGCAATGTCTCAAGCCGCTTTAAATACCTATCAAACTATTATTCAAGAAGGTACGCAACGCTCTATGTTGGATAAGATGCAAACGCGTAACGAATTATATGAAGTGCTTGAATATCATCAATACGAAGAAAAACTAGACCAACTAATGGAGGAAGAGAATGAGTAG
- the mnmC gene encoding bifunctional tRNA (5-methylaminomethyl-2-thiouridine)(34)-methyltransferase MnmD/FAD-dependent 5-carboxymethylaminomethyl-2-thiouridine(34) oxidoreductase MnmC, with protein sequence MSNPFVPIRTADLEWRGDLPFSVLYDDIYFSAESGIKQGRHVFIDGNNLIQRWQELSTTVPTQFNIGETGFGTGLNFLLTWHLWEQYAPSMATLHFISCEKHPLTIDDLKKSLSFWPELAEHARQLIDSYPVLTPGYHHLSFSDGRVNLTLMLGEALESYEQLLICGESILESELRTAFVDAWYLDGFAPKKNESMWSESLLKVIALLSKEGTTLATYTAAASVKAILRKVGFTVGKKKGFAQKRHMVCARFEKNSSLKIKTRHTPWHVCTPMKQQKKSAIIVGAGLAGAFTAHSLAKRGWQVTIVDELDAAGKGGSANVQAVLFPKLSAYKSPLTQLMLLAFVYAKQFYKNILNQFKLGELNGILLLAYNEQEKKIQQSLDNWLLNYPELGELIDKERASDLTGLLLDHPGLFIPQSGWINSPLLCQTLIEQHNISLLTGCTVDSLAYDTNQWIVHDRAAPVLILANGPRVNSFKETEHLPVKAIRGQMTAISSTMSSSKLQIPICAEGHILPKFDGVHHLGATYDLGISSSTIDPHDDGKNLVKLNQIADASIWSNHIVGHWAGVRASTPDYLPLVGQVPIEDEFTALFAGLETNSKRWIAKAGSYYPGLYICAGFGSRGLTTVPLCAEWLATVINNEMSCLPRNLVQALSPARFLRRNIMRGFKA encoded by the coding sequence GTGAGTAACCCTTTTGTACCTATTAGAACGGCAGATCTTGAATGGCGTGGAGATCTGCCTTTTTCTGTTTTATATGATGATATCTATTTTTCTGCTGAAAGTGGAATTAAACAAGGCCGTCATGTTTTTATTGACGGTAATAATTTAATTCAGCGTTGGCAAGAACTGTCTACTACTGTACCTACCCAGTTTAACATCGGGGAAACAGGCTTTGGTACAGGCTTAAATTTTCTTCTGACCTGGCATTTATGGGAGCAATATGCTCCGTCGATGGCGACATTGCATTTTATTTCTTGTGAAAAGCATCCATTAACGATTGATGATTTAAAGAAGAGTCTTAGTTTTTGGCCAGAGCTTGCTGAGCATGCAAGGCAATTAATAGACAGCTATCCGGTATTAACTCCAGGCTATCATCATTTGTCCTTTTCTGACGGACGAGTTAATCTAACTTTAATGCTTGGTGAGGCCTTGGAGAGTTATGAGCAGCTACTTATTTGTGGCGAATCAATTTTAGAGTCTGAATTAAGAACAGCGTTTGTTGATGCCTGGTATTTAGATGGCTTTGCCCCTAAAAAAAATGAAAGTATGTGGTCTGAATCGTTGTTAAAAGTGATTGCTTTGCTCTCAAAAGAAGGAACAACTTTAGCTACCTATACTGCTGCAGCTTCAGTTAAAGCAATACTACGAAAGGTTGGTTTTACAGTAGGAAAAAAGAAAGGTTTTGCCCAAAAGCGACATATGGTCTGCGCCCGTTTTGAAAAAAATTCTTCATTAAAAATAAAAACACGCCATACTCCTTGGCATGTGTGCACCCCAATGAAACAGCAAAAAAAATCAGCAATTATTGTTGGTGCAGGTTTGGCTGGGGCATTTACTGCCCATTCCCTCGCTAAAAGAGGTTGGCAGGTAACTATTGTTGATGAATTAGATGCTGCAGGAAAAGGAGGCTCAGCAAATGTACAAGCCGTTTTATTTCCTAAATTATCTGCTTATAAATCTCCATTGACCCAATTAATGTTATTAGCTTTTGTTTATGCCAAGCAATTTTATAAAAATATATTAAATCAATTTAAGTTAGGTGAATTAAATGGAATATTATTACTTGCTTATAATGAGCAAGAAAAAAAAATACAGCAAAGTTTAGACAATTGGCTACTCAACTATCCTGAATTAGGCGAGTTAATTGATAAAGAAAGAGCCTCTGATTTAACGGGATTGTTATTGGATCACCCAGGACTGTTTATACCTCAGTCTGGATGGATTAATTCCCCTCTCTTGTGTCAGACTTTAATTGAGCAGCACAATATTTCTTTATTAACTGGCTGTACAGTAGACTCTCTTGCTTATGACACAAATCAATGGATAGTTCATGATAGGGCTGCTCCTGTACTTATTTTAGCTAACGGTCCTAGAGTAAATTCATTTAAAGAGACAGAACATCTACCTGTGAAAGCAATTCGAGGGCAAATGACAGCCATTTCCTCGACAATGAGCAGTAGTAAGTTGCAAATACCTATTTGTGCCGAAGGACATATACTCCCTAAATTCGATGGCGTTCATCATTTAGGGGCAACTTATGATCTTGGTATTTCGAGTTCTACAATAGATCCCCATGATGATGGAAAAAATCTTGTCAAGTTAAATCAAATTGCTGATGCAAGTATCTGGTCTAATCATATCGTAGGGCACTGGGCGGGTGTGCGCGCATCGACTCCTGATTATTTACCTTTAGTGGGACAGGTGCCGATAGAGGATGAGTTCACCGCCTTATTTGCTGGATTAGAAACTAATTCCAAACGATGGATAGCTAAAGCTGGATCTTATTACCCAGGACTTTATATTTGCGCAGGGTTTGGATCTCGCGGTTTAACCACTGTTCCTTTATGTGCTGAATGGTTAGCTACTGTCATCAATAATGAAATGAGTTGTTTACCACGAAATTTAGTACAAGCTTTATCTCCTGCTCGTTTTTTACGTCGTAATATAATGCGTGGATTTAAAGCGTAA
- a CDS encoding peptide MFS transporter produces the protein MPQGTVALFFIQVVATLSFSVLYSTLVLYMKGKLGLPVSTANSIMGVFIAFNFALHLLGGYWGGRILSNRALFCIGMIAQVIGCVLLSVGRLTFLYYGLAAFLTGSGLNVTCLNCMLTQRFAPDDLRRETAFLWNYAGMNVGFFIGFTLSGVFQLTQNYQRLFLISSLGNLIALIICLYCWHQLSDKDTSYSRKEKLLQKKATFWGVGFILLLPFLLSQLLQYADWANKLVVLTSLLMLSFILFIARQQPTHDAKNKINAFAVLMIFGTVFWMLYQIGPMGLTIFIDHNIKREYGNWIIPPQWFQNINTLSIVIGGPLLGFLLNRMRKNGVEINIPSQFATALLCIGVAFVILPIGIAYADSAGMVNPGWIVCSYVLQSIGELLISPIGYAMIGFLAPASMQGVMMGMWMLNTGVGATLSSYSSNLMITGHENSSPLITNAGYSHVFLILGLSAIVASMILFVLVSKLRALIQEKKTSLVKEYNLTAPERVALCE, from the coding sequence ATGCCACAAGGGACTGTGGCGCTTTTTTTCATACAAGTAGTTGCTACATTAAGTTTTAGTGTTCTTTATTCAACTCTAGTGTTGTATATGAAGGGCAAATTAGGCTTACCTGTCAGTACGGCAAATAGCATTATGGGTGTATTTATAGCATTCAATTTTGCTTTGCATTTACTCGGAGGGTATTGGGGCGGTCGAATATTATCAAATCGAGCTTTGTTTTGTATTGGTATGATTGCCCAAGTCATAGGTTGCGTGCTGCTATCTGTGGGTCGTCTTACTTTTCTATACTATGGTCTAGCTGCTTTTTTAACTGGTTCTGGTCTAAATGTTACTTGTTTGAACTGCATGTTAACACAACGATTTGCGCCAGACGATCTACGACGAGAAACAGCATTCCTCTGGAATTACGCAGGGATGAATGTAGGTTTTTTTATAGGATTTACTTTGAGTGGGGTGTTCCAACTCACACAAAATTATCAGCGACTTTTTCTTATTAGTAGCTTAGGGAACTTGATCGCTTTAATTATTTGTCTTTATTGCTGGCATCAGCTGTCTGATAAAGATACTTCGTATTCTAGAAAAGAAAAGTTGTTACAAAAAAAAGCCACTTTTTGGGGAGTAGGATTCATTTTGCTACTCCCTTTTTTATTGAGTCAACTTTTACAATATGCTGATTGGGCTAATAAGTTAGTGGTACTCACTTCACTATTGATGCTTTCATTCATTTTGTTTATAGCGCGACAGCAACCTACACATGATGCAAAAAATAAAATTAATGCCTTCGCTGTATTGATGATTTTCGGTACTGTTTTTTGGATGTTATATCAAATAGGCCCAATGGGTTTAACTATTTTTATTGATCATAACATTAAAAGAGAATATGGAAATTGGATCATACCGCCCCAATGGTTTCAAAATATTAATACTCTGTCTATTGTAATTGGGGGGCCTTTACTAGGATTTTTATTAAATAGAATGCGAAAGAATGGCGTGGAAATTAATATTCCTTCACAGTTTGCCACAGCATTACTCTGTATTGGGGTGGCTTTCGTTATATTACCCATCGGTATAGCCTATGCCGATTCAGCGGGGATGGTCAATCCTGGCTGGATAGTATGTAGTTATGTTTTACAAAGCATAGGAGAGCTTTTAATATCCCCTATAGGTTATGCTATGATAGGCTTTCTTGCTCCCGCATCAATGCAGGGGGTAATGATGGGCATGTGGATGCTTAACACGGGTGTTGGTGCTACACTATCAAGTTATAGTTCTAATTTAATGATAACAGGACATGAGAATAGTTCTCCTTTGATAACTAATGCAGGCTATAGCCATGTTTTTTTAATACTAGGTTTATCAGCAATAGTAGCCTCTATGATTCTTTTTGTTTTGGTATCTAAGTTGAGAGCATTAATACAAGAAAAAAAAACGAGCCTGGTTAAAGAGTATAATTTAACCGCTCCAGAACGAGTCGCTTTATGTGAGTAA